The segment GATAAGTTGCTGGCGCAGACTTGTTTGCGCTTCTTTATCCCGCAGCCTGATGAGACGTGGCGGCGGAGCTGCCGCTGTTTTATCCCGTTTAACGGGCTGCAGGGccaaattgtttttgtctgctgctggcCGTCGGTGCACGCCACTCCCCACACGGCCACATTATGCATTTAGTCAAACATAACCACCGACCTCTGTcgatttttctctgtctgaacaACCTTACAGCTCTCCTGTCAGTTTTtcacacatataaaaaaaaaaaaaaaaagaaatcttttttttttcttggataaGTTCATGTCTGATGTGAAGCGTTAAACTGGCACTAAACCAAgcccaaaaataataatcctgCCAATCAGTGCGCATTTACTGCTTTGTCAATAAGACTGAGTAAATTAATGCGAAAGTGTTTACTTCCTAATATAACATTTGGTTTCGtaagtgggggtgggggggtgctgaGTTGTGTCCTTGTCCTTCCCCTTCTGTCTCATGACACGATGAGCTTTCACACATCTGCTAAATCAACATTTAGAGACAAATCTCGCACGCTGTCATGAGATAAAATCTTCCTGCCACACGGTGGAGGTCGCTGTATTAATGATGCGCCCATTTCCTTAACTACCCTTTGTCTGTTTGCTGGCGAGGTTGAGTCcaattacttatttatttatttatttttttaatatttgtttggtttttgttcgttcgtttgtttgttttttttaaatgccaggTTTGCAGCCATGACTTTGCGTCTCCATATTTGGGGTGCTCTGCTTAGTTTCTTaacacagaaatggaaatgacaATTTGATTTAAGTTGTAGCAGTATATCATTGTCCCCCATCTGGCATACACAAGGACGCCCCCACTGAATGAAAATTAACATTAAAGCTGAACGTTGTTTCGGGGCTATTGGCTTGACTTGTATGCGCAGTGTGTCCACCtactgcaccaaaaaaaaaaaaataaataaaaaagcctcCCTACATGGTTAAATTATGAAGTAACTTCCCATACAGGTATTGTGATACTACATTGTACTATCATTACTGTTTAGTAGTACATATAAAATAGTGCCAGTTAAAAAAATTTGCTTTAATATTATTTAGTTGGACTATTTATCTAATCCCAATtcaatgtaatttatttttgaggGAGATGATCATATGAGCTGCAAATGGAAATAACAGATGACATGTTCCAGCCTCAGCTGAAGGAACTTTTAATGTCTAATTTCATGGGTGTTGGTGTGATTAagtagtaaaaaataaattgctaTTCGAGGtgtaacatttttatgttgatgacTTTGATTTCTGCCATCTTTGAGCTGATggtctctcttttcttttaatcttgTATTCAAAGTACATGGTGGTGTATAAAGGCGTACTCTAAGCCAGACATGGATACTGAAAAGAGTGGCGAGGTTTTAGATGCGTCAGAGACTCCACAGCAAGAGGAGAGTGTAATGGAAAAAGAGGTTGTGTCAAAATCGGAGGCACCAGTGGAATCCACCGAGTCTGAGAAGCCACCAGCTGCTGGTGAAGAGTCGGAGGGGCTGGCAGTAAATGGTCATGATCCTGAAGTCATAGAAGTGCATGAAACGGAAGAGTTGATTGTGGCAGtggctgaagagaaaaaagaaacagagattGATGCAAAATCGGAGACAGAGGCAGTTCCCAGTGCGGTGGCACCAGAACCAGATGAGTCATCTGAAAAGATCCCTGACCCGGTCGCAGCTTTAGACACAGAACCAGAAAACGGTCAGCCTGAACAACAGGCTGAGCCAGAGAAGGCCCCAGAACCTTTGCCCATGCAAACACCTCTGGCAGAGAGTGCCCCTGTATCAGAGCCAGAGAAATTGGCAGAATCGCTTCCTGAAGCTGAACGACCACAGCAAACATTACCTGAACCAGTCACACTGCAGAAACCAGTAGAAACACAACCACTCAGCCAAGAGGACAAAGTGTCAGAACAACTGGAGACTGCGGCCAAAGTACAGGCAACCATGGATACTGGGGCAGAAGTAGTCAAAAAGGAGGCGGAAAATGACGTCGCGGCTGAGCCTgcaaaggaggagagaggggaaaaaccAGTAGAGACGGTTTTGGAGGCAGGAGCTTCTTCTGAGAATCCAACCGAAGCTGCTTCAGCTGAAGGTGTGAAAAAGGAAGCTGAGCAAGAAAAACCAGTGGAGTCTGATTCTCAGAAGGGAgctcaggcagcagcagaaggtgAAGCTGTGAAGTCTGAGCAGAACGAGGCTGAGCCCGAAAAGGCAGAAGATGTAGTTCCTGCATCTGGCTCGCTGTCCTTTGCCCTGCTGGAACAAGAGCAGACCAAAGACGCCCTCCGCACCTCTCGCACCCTCATTGTCCTCAGAGGCCTTCCAGGAAGCGGTAAGAGTTTCTTGGCATGTGCCATCGCTGATGCCTACAAAGACCACTGCTCTGTGATCTCTGCTGATGACCATGGTGTAAAGCCAGAGAATCCAGAATCATCTGCAGATGGATACAAGGCTCTGGATGAGGCTGTGGTGAGTCACTGCAGTGGAGGAACAGCTTCCCCTGTGCTTGTAGTGGTGGATGACACCAACCACACCCAGGATCGGCTGGCCCGCCTTGGGGAGATTGCTGAGGCGCATCATTTTGTTGCCATCTTTCTGGAACCACATACAGAATGGAGCAGAGATCCAGCGCAGCTGTCCAAGAAGACCAAGCGAGGGCTGGAGGTGGCCCAGTTAGAGGCCATGAGAGTTCCACTGGAGGAGGTGTccattcctcttttctttggctGGTTTCTGCTCTCCACTGTCCAGGAAAAGGTTAGGTGCACTTCAATGGACTTCCTTAAAACGCTGGACACCTTGGAGGCCTTCAAGAAACACATGA is part of the Echeneis naucrates chromosome 8, fEcheNa1.1, whole genome shotgun sequence genome and harbors:
- the cnp gene encoding 2',3'-cyclic-nucleotide 3'-phosphodiesterase, with amino-acid sequence MDTEKSGEVLDASETPQQEESVMEKEVVSKSEAPVESTESEKPPAAGEESEGLAVNGHDPEVIEVHETEELIVAVAEEKKETEIDAKSETEAVPSAVAPEPDESSEKIPDPVAALDTEPENGQPEQQAEPEKAPEPLPMQTPLAESAPVSEPEKLAESLPEAERPQQTLPEPVTLQKPVETQPLSQEDKVSEQLETAAKVQATMDTGAEVVKKEAENDVAAEPAKEERGEKPVETVLEAGASSENPTEAASAEGVKKEAEQEKPVESDSQKGAQAAAEGEAVKSEQNEAEPEKAEDVVPASGSLSFALLEQEQTKDALRTSRTLIVLRGLPGSGKSFLACAIADAYKDHCSVISADDHGVKPENPESSADGYKALDEAVVSHCSGGTASPVLVVVDDTNHTQDRLARLGEIAEAHHFVAIFLEPHTEWSRDPAQLSKKTKRGLEVAQLEAMRVPLEEVSIPLFFGWFLLSTVQEKVRCTSMDFLKTLDTLEAFKKHMIDFTGKTEKEVDLEQYFEAKGSLHCTTKFCNYGKAEGAKEYAMKPAVRDFYGSTSELSLTALFVTPRTVGAQVSLTEEQLLLWPGDAEKEAASIVPAAASLPVGSRAHVTLGCAQGVEPMQTGLDLLEILALKQEGQQGETVEEMELGPLTYFGEGRWLLCLREPICAPACFSSRYKRKELEPTKKEPEKKKKPKCTIL